The stretch of DNA AGACAATAGTATGCTCAAGATCCAATCTATTATGATTGGCTCTTGTGCAACTGAGGAATTGTTGGAAATAAGTAATATGACCACAACTCAATCAAACAcgtgtcaaataattttttattgttattatattaaaatattaatataataagattcttgattaaatttaggaatttatcattgtgatagtgatcataatattgagagataaatcttttataatttaatctaaattgttcttggtcataggattattaaaaatgacattaataatccggaaagatcaatatatatagtCTTCATTGGAATTGACCATTAATTAtcgcatatttgtcaataggatattttCAAAATGAACACGGTACTATAGTTCCTTCGACCTGTGACTATCATAGTAAGTAACattgtatttattatattttgattcCAGATCTAATATCCTAGGGTGCTAGTTAAATGaattttgtatataatttaatacttaTAGAATTAATGATAAGTCAATAAGGAATTCGTCAACTCTCGATAAAGAgttgagctctatgattatagTGACTGATATGAATAAAATATTGGCCTAGTGGATTGAATGAATGAGAAAATGAGTTTTTTAGGtcattcacaattcattataataatggtaacaagttagagtttgacaattagaccatactctaagggttaaccaagagatgaaaaaatggaaggaattatGGTTTGTTCATCTtgggttcttagtaaaaatatattacttcatactatcgaATCGTCTGTTAGACGCCAATcgtgattagtaaatttagtatgactaatttactacccgtTTAGTGTTGAACCTATGAGTCACACACTAATGGGTGTTCTAAATCTTtattatagaattatttaattattattttgatttaatcaataaataattatattaattcaaataaaatattattatattctttgttagcactaataatataataataatatatgataattgagaatataaAATGAACTagttattctgtttttaaatttgaattctaagtttggatGAAATCTTTGCCAATTCTATTTCAAAGTGAATCGtgatatgatatgattcataagattttaatttgaaataagataagataagttttaaatttaaaataagatatgattaaatttaaattgagattcaaatttGAAATCAATAACAAGTCTCctactatatatatgtgtaaTAAGAGTACAGAAAATTGACCAACACCAACACAAATTTTAAACACAAATATATGTGAGCAtaatttttggagaaaaattTTATAGTGTGCAAATAATTGTAAAGAGGTTTTCTTAATTTAGATCAGATATCTATTAGTCAAAGAATTGATATCAAAAATTAGTTTCGGTGTGGATACACAAAGTATCTTTGTATCATCGAAAGATAAAGTTATTTTACTAGTGTAGTCATGTATTTAGATCTAATCTATcttattagaataaaatttaagtataaaataatttttaggatcgttttctttttttcttgtgcTGCGTGTTATGAAACACATAGTAATCCAACAGATGGGTGGCCTCTGAATCCAAATACCAATTCCGGTAAAAGATTTTTGCTGGTGTGGCCTGAATGGTTACTACACTAGCATTTGATCTTCCTTATGATTGTGATGCACTACAAATTTTACTAAATATACTACAAATTTCACCTTATATTTGTTCTACACGCAAGGCATACTTTTGCCTGGCTTGAAAGTATTCCTAATCCGCAGCAAGGGATGAAATTCATGATCGTTGATCCTTGGAATGACCATACAAGGTTTTGAATTGTTTTCACattttaacaattatttttacataaatatatttttataagtgaCCTTGAACAATACTAACTCAAAGGCACATTTGCAACTATTTTCAAGCAAAATGCAACAAAGTATTATTCAATCATGGAGTCATATAACCAAGCTAAATCAATTATTTCAACTACAATTTTACTGATCAACATGCCGCACAGGGCACAACATTCTTTTTCAACATGAAATACAAATTTGACTAAGTATCCAGTCACAATACATTTTCTCTAGTTCTCTAGTGCATAAAGCATCTTTTTGCTTGGCTTAAAAAGTTTCTTACAGCAAATGGTTGAATAGATTATCTCTAACCACAGTCGAATCTGGAGAATAAAGAATAGAATTGCTGGCAGAGAGGCAGATATAGAAACGAGAATGGGAACAAGATGTGAGGCATAGTGATGATAAGTAATGAAGAAGGCACTTGCAAATGCTACCATCATGCTTGTTATTGAGCAGGACAAAGCCACCAATCCACACATGAGTTTCAGGGGCAATGATTTGTAGAAGTCATTCTCAGTATAACGCGAAAGAAGAATGGACAAGAATATTAATATTGAAGCTGCTGATGAGATAAATGCAGTCGCATCTGAGATTGTAaacaccaagaaccatgatgtTTTGCCCAAGTAGTTTGGCTTCCCTCCTTTATCATCAACCCCACCTGGCACGGCTATTGCAGCAGCAAACACCCCTGTTGCAATGACGGTTGCAATGAGCATACAATTCTCAGCTGTACTTTTCATCCAAGATTCTGCATCTTTTCGCAACTCCTTATGTTCCTCGGAAAATAATTCACTAGCAGTTTTACCAGCGGAGTTTTTATAGTTTATGAGCGATGGTGGCATTATCTTCTTCACTTCCTGATGTTACATGAAATAGACATTAACATCGTCAATTTTTGTTAAATACTCTGATTATTTATGATGCGATGCAAGGAaatttattatatcatattCATCATTGGAATGATTATAGTTTTAAATTGCGGATGCAATCACAGATGCGGTTACTACTTCATCATTGGAAATTTATGATCATATTCATCAATTTAAAACAAGATTTATGCTAAGAAATCAATACTATAGCAGTCAATTTCAGTCAACAGTATAAAAAGTGTTGGCTGCAATGCTGGTTGTGGTAGTGTTGCCTCCTAAGACCTTCTTTAAAAACAATAATGATACCAATACTGGACATGCAAATCTTTAATTTACACGTACCTTGAACCATACTAACTCAAGGCACATTTGGAATGCTGCTCCAGATACTAATTCAAGTTGTCTTTGCGGTGGTGCTCTTTTTGCAGCCAAATGCAACAAAGTATTACGTTTTTTGTCCATCATAGTCACTATGATATCCTTCACAGACCCTATCTCATGTATGAGATTGAAGATGCTTGCATGGCGATGCTTCACAGCTTTGTGAATTATGGTTTGGCCTGTACTATCATCCTTTGTCCATATCAAGTTTGGATAAGCACTAAGAATCTCTGATAAGAACCCAAAATTACCAACTTCTACTGCAGCAAATAACAGTTGAAAACGGTCTCTTAGCGTTTCAAATATCTCTCGCATTGAGGACTTCTCTTCAAGAATTATGCTCCAAAGCTTCTTAACTAGTTGGAAAACCACCTGCTGCTTCATTCCTGTGTAATACaaagttttattacttgaaatGAAAAGAATCTGCAAAAGAACTCTAGAATATATGGTGGAAACTCAATACCACCTGCTGTCTTCATGCTAAAATTAGCAGttgaaaattattaaatgatttgattatgtttgattaaattattatttaacgaCCACTAATTATCAACATCGTACCAAGATAATTGTAATAATATGTTATGCATTGTTTGATGTTTTTTTAATCTAGTGTTAATTCgattaactctaaaatagttattaattggttttaataatatactttcttcaataaatcagacatatatacTAAATATAATCATAAATACAATATAGTAATAGTCAAATCTACCAACAAATATATTGGCTATTATcacaatataaaacaaaatataaagactattagcacttataaatctataaaattgCACTTCTTTGATTCGTGCAAGGGTTTACttatcaaataaacttaaaatatgaacaaaaaatatttataaaatggacCTAGTATTATTTGAaagaatcatgaaaaataatcaacttactTTATTATCCATGAGAATCATTTCTATGTAAGTCGTCTTGTACTTGTTAAATTTAGATGGGACTTTTCAtaactttataatttttacctttatttttcaaactttttcattaGATAATCTATTATAGGTAatacttatttatatatatatactaattatacataataataattagtaaatattttgaatagaGATAGTTATTACAATTAGGGGAGGGTTCAAAACTTATACAATTAAAAGCATCTAGCTAACCTTACTTTTAGTCGTTGTATGTCGAACATTGATTTCCCCATCACATTCAAAAATGAATAAAGATTTAGTGtgtaaaattgttaaaaaattgtTGCTATTTGTACAAATTGctatttaaatcttatttttaagCAATGTAAATTtctgaaataaacaaataaaattttgcaCTTTACCAGGATTAATCTTGATTATGGAGCTTTGATGTTGTGGACTTTGGCAACAAGAATCCAAATGGCTTTTAGACAAGAGATGCAAAGCTGTCTCACCATTCTCATCCCTCTCAGAAGCTAAATATGGCCGATCTGTGGCCAATTTTAAGGCTAAACCTGCAAAATATTAATGTCAGAAATTCAAAATATTcggaaaagtaaaaataattttgattaagagaaaagaacaaataGGTCCTTGACTTTTTGGCACATAAATATTTACATTtccgaaaatttgaaaatacatttaagtctTTGACCCTTTCAAAATCTGGATATATCGATTTTTGAGCCTAATTTgtctcattttaaaatttttcccaCGTGTGCATCCATATATCAATTAGGTTAGTGCAACAAAAGTCATACTTGATTTTTTCGTTGGGTCTGACAGACTTAAGTAAACAGAGGAATTGATGtgtccaaattttaaaaatgtttaaatcttcaaaaaatttaaatgtctgTTAACTAAAAGATCAATGACctatttatcctttttttaattaatttacaatataaaatgttataaaaattgGCATTTGAATTCTCATaaaaaaactttaataataGTCAACAAGTAAAGTTATGAgataaattcaataaaattttattctcttaactgttttttttttattgaattataaaaaagagaaagaacatAATTGAAAATACAAGATAGGAAATTATAGAGTCTTATCAACTCTTTTAAGTTTTGGACATAAGAAGTTTTTTGGTCTTTGTTCATATCCTAATTCAATGCGTTCAAAGCGAATAAAGcccaatcaacaaatatggaCGGGTCGATACCTATTCGACTTCATAGAGGTCGGACGTAATGATGTTAACTTAACTCTATTCGTCTAAATCAATAACTAACTCCTACAATCTCTACTATTCATCTATAAAGGAGATCTCAACAAGTTCTCTACCAAAAAAGAATAACCAACCCACCACCAAAGATAGGACtactcaaaaaataattattgactCTACatctataattataaatattccGCCACTCTCAGTTATATTTTGAACTTAATCTACTAAAAATCTACTAACATCCTTACTAACTTAAACATCAGAGTCCCTTATAAGTACCATTTTCATCTTTTTACGAGAAATTCGGACGACGATACCTTAATATCAATAGACATCAAATACTGTCCCAAAAAAATTTAGACTTCATGTTCAATCCCAAAAGAACTTAATTTCAAGTAACCCTTAGAACAGTCTCTATTTTAAGCAAATGTTGGTATGCTCTTCCTTTTTTTCCCTTATATAGTGctgttttttaattaaaatattttactcccatgctctaattattcttatcaatttatcatttaCCCTGTTTATGACCTATCACAGTTGCTTGTCTCatcatttttctaaaataattaaaaagcaAAAGGAGACAATGATGAGTCCATTtgctttttttatgttttatttttttgcattttttttaagatattcaacaaattattttattaaatttataagtcACGTACATATACATTTTTAGGCTTTATTTAAttagaatgaaaaaaataaaaaaagaaaaaatgagttgaatgtacttttattttttttaaatatttgagtgaaagaaaattaagaaggaaaaaaataatatacaatgttatgaaagaataattttatctttatatattataaaatatattaaaaatgagaGAATATTATTAGAGTATTAATAGATgacacattttttttattttttatctaatattaaaaagaaaaaaattttagtatattccACCTACTTATTTACAcatttaaccttttttttaaattatttttttgaccaAACAATGAAAACTAAAACAGTTAtgcaatttttttcctttgctctcatttttcatattttttcctCAAACAAATAATACacccataattttttttttaaattattaacatataattgtgtatttaatatttgaaaagTAGATTGACAAAAGttataaagaaaaatgtttGCTTTTACTTTACATTTAAATTAATACTaactttctatttttatatactaaaaatattcaTCCTTAACATTATGCATTGATAAATgactaatatttataaaaaataagtatacGAAAACCAAATTTAGTGTTTAGAATATAgagttaaaaatttataatttaaagtttaaataaaattcaaaatcaataaaataatttttaaaaaaattaactaataaataaaatttatctgaTACTCATGTTCTTTGTTAAGTCGATTATTGCAAATTCTTTGGTATTGTTTCCCTTTAATTCCTattgtcttaaattttttatccatATCCATCTTCGTTATTAATAGTAGAAAAGATAATATTAGGgagacccaaaaaaaaaaagaaaaaaaaattacataccGTAGAGACCAGTGTTGATACAAGTGAAGAACAATTGTTTCAACTCATCATCATAATAATGTCCGAATTCGGGATTTTCATATAGATGCGAAGCCACGTCACATCTTCCTTGCAATGCTGCAAATCGAACAGGAGGGAAGGTTCTATTATTACCCCTAACCTGTACAACTGTGGGATTCTTATTTTTCATCAAGTCAAGAACTTGCTTGTTCCCAGCTGCAGCAGCAAGGCAAAATGCAGTGTTTCCATTGTCATCTATCAATAACAAGTCTCCTTCACTCAATTCCTCAATCAATTGTTTCGCAAAGTGAACATGTTTTGCACCCCCACGTACACTTGCTGCTATATGTAACAGTGTAGTCGATCCTTTTGCTATGGCTGCATTCCTCAACCTTGGATCTTCAACTATGAGAGCCTTGGCCTTTTTCCAATTGCCTTGTAGTGCATGCTTGTAAAGGGGCACACAGTTTTTGAGATAATAGCCCATTGCATCTCCTGAAACATAAACAATCATATCATACGTTGAAGGTGGATCTTGATGTGCAAAGATTTATCGTTCTTAATATAAATAAACTTAGGTTGGTTTGTACTCAACTTGTTTCCTCGAAGAAAACACCGCAAGGACGCCTAATAGCTATAGGTGGTAGGTCTGAATTGGTAGTTGAGGGATGTGATTCAGGAGTTGATGAGTTGTACACATAATTATTTCCATGACTGTAAAagttaacaaatataatttgCACGTCAGGTAATAATACATATACATGAAGAATATATCATTATTTTAATGTACTAATTTATTCCATCAAATATTGAAAGaaatgaaaagtgaatttttttttgtcattaacaTTAACTTgctgtttatatatataataatcgaTATCACGTAAAATTACTCAATTGACTTATAATAACAAGTTATAACTAATTATCATCTATCTATCTAATTTAACAAACGGTAAGTTAAAATTTATCActaaccaaaaaaattttatcctCTAATATTCTTTTTCAAGATAGAAAGTAGATGTTTCTAACTCCCATCTTAAACAACAAACTCATGAAATTTTACTTTTGGTAGAAGCTTTATTAATATGTCTGTTAATTGATGTTGTGTCCTCATATGAACCAGCTTTATTATATTGTCCCTTTTTGTTCCTTTTGCCTAGCAAAATGACAATCCACCTCTATGTGCTTTGTGCACTCATGAAAGGTGGGGTTAGATGTAATATGAATTGCTGCCTAGCTGTTACAGTACACTGTTGAAGGTCTTATGTTTATCTGAAAGTCTTTGAGAAGTCCTCTCATCTAAGTTACTTCAATAGCTACCGCTACTAATTTTCTGTATTCTGATTCTACTGAGAATCTCGAAAATGTACTTTGCTTGACAGACTTCCAAGACActaaagaatttttcaaaaaacacaCAATAACCTGTAATTGACCTCTTAGTATCCACACGTGAAGTCTAATCAGCATTAGCATAAGCTCTTAACAACAAAAGGGATGATGCTACAAAATACAGACCCTGTCCTAGTATGTCTTTGAGGTAATGTAAGAGATAATGTGCTGCTTAAAGATGAGGTACTCGAGACTTGGACACGAATTGGCTAAGATTATTTACAGCATATGTGATGTCTGGTCGAGACAATGTTAGATACAACAGCTTTCCAATCAaccttttatattaaataataccTAGCAATAACTCGCCTTCCTCACTGTTGAGTTTCACAACAGGGTCAAACTTTGACTAGTTTAGAGGCCAATGTGCCAGTGTCTTCAAGGAGGGAAAATGTGTATTTCAGTTGGGAGAAAAATATACCTTCCTTTGAGTATGCAATTTTAAGGCCAAGGAAGTACTTTAGTGGTCTCATATCCTTCAACTTAAATTTACTTTGATTTGAGGATTTGTTTTTTTAAGATACTTGCAATGGGACCAGCAAGTATAATGTCATTAAGGTATACTAATAGAACAACAAAAATAGTCCCAGAATCCTTGGTGAAAAGGAAATGATTATATTGCGACTGTGTGAAACTTGCAGAAATAAGTGCAGTAGAAAAAGGGGTGAACCATTGTCGGGAGATTTGCCTTAATCCATATATTGACTTGTTCAACCTACAAACAAGAGATTCCTCCTTCGTGGCACACCCCAAAGGTACATCCATGTATATTTCTTCATCAAGATTTCATTTAAAAATGCATTGTTGATATCCAATTAGAATAGGTGCCAATGGTTCATGGCAGCAACAGCTAAGAATACTCGGATAGAGGAAACTTTGGCAACA from Arachis duranensis cultivar V14167 chromosome 4, aradu.V14167.gnm2.J7QH, whole genome shotgun sequence encodes:
- the LOC107483765 gene encoding uncharacterized protein LOC107483765, with translation MLCCAVNFETYERILKYKTAKEMWDELENSHGNNYVYNSSTPESHPSTTNSDLPPIAIRRPCGVFFEETRDAMGYYLKNCVPLYKHALQGNWKKAKALIVEDPRLRNAAIAKGSTTLLHIAASVRGGAKHVHFAKQLIEELSEGDLLLIDDNGNTAFCLAAAAGNKQVLDLMKNKNPTVVQVRGNNRTFPPVRFAALQGRCDVASHLYENPEFGHYYDDELKQLFFTCINTGLYGLALKLATDRPYLASERDENGETALHLLSKSHLDSCCQSPQHQSSIIKINPGMKQQVVFQLVKKLWSIILEEKSSMREIFETLRDRFQLLFAAVEVGNFGFLSEILSAYPNLIWTKDDSTGQTIIHKAVKHRHASIFNLIHEIGSVKDIIVTMMDKKRNTLLHLAAKRAPPQRQLELVSGAAFQMCLELVWFKEVKKIMPPSLINYKNSAGKTASELFSEEHKELRKDAESWMKSTAENCMLIATVIATGVFAAAIAVPGGVDDKGGKPNYLGKTSWFLVFTISDATAFISSAASILIFLSILLSRYTENDFYKSLPLKLMCGLVALSCSITSMMVAFASAFFITYHHYASHLVPILVSISASLPAILFFILQIRLWLEIIYSTICCKKLFKPSKKMLYALEN